A DNA window from Camelina sativa cultivar DH55 chromosome 17, Cs, whole genome shotgun sequence contains the following coding sequences:
- the LOC104756387 gene encoding plastocyanin major isoform, chloroplastic: MASVTSATVAIPSFTGLKASTIKPSASVRINTAVAASPKLTVKSSLKDFGVAAVAAAASIALAGNAMAIEVLLGGGDGSLAFIPNDFSISKGEKIVFKNNAGFPHNVVFDEDEIPSGVDVAKISMSEEALLNAPGETYEVSLTEPGTYSFYCAPHQGAGMVGKVTVN, translated from the coding sequence ATGGCCTCAGTAACCTCAGCCACCGTTGCGATCCCATCTTTCACCGGCCTTAAAGCCTCAACCATCAAACCTTCCGCCTCCGTCAGAATCAACACCGCTGTTGCTGCGTCACCGAAGCTTACTGTGAAGTCATCTCTAAAGGACTTCGGAGTCGCGGCCGTAGCGGCTGCAGCTTCAATTGCTTTGGCTGGAAACGCCATGGCGATAGAGGTTCTCTTGGGAGGAGGAGATGGGTCGTTAGCTTTTATTCCCAACGACTTCTCTATCTCCAAAGGTGAGAAGATCGTGTTCAAGAACAATGCTGGGTTCCCGCACAACGTTGTGTTCGATGAAGACGAGATCCCAAGTGGCGTCGACGTGGCCAAGATCTCGATGAGTGAGGAAGCTCTACTTAATGCTCCCGGAGAGACCTACGAGGTTTCTTTGACCGAGCCTGGTACTTACAGTTTCTACTGTGCCCCACACCAGGGTGCTGGTATGGTCGGTAAAGTCACcgttaactaa
- the LOC104756388 gene encoding mitochondrial import inner membrane translocase subunit TIM17-1-like produces the protein MATPDSTREPCPDRILDDIGGAFGMGAVGGSAVFFMRGIYNSPAGARLSGGVQSLRMNGPKYGGSFAVWGGLYSAFDCALVYARQKEDPWNSIISGAATGGFLSLRQGLRASGRSAVLGGVLLALIEGANIMMNKFASLTPNEQFMQMQDAAASMPYGGAATMGQVFGQPVPDTTPSSSSSGSEAGLGSWFGSWFKKKETEDDSGSKTHILESFDAPPVPTYDFK, from the coding sequence ATGGCAACTCCAGACAGTACGAGAGAACCATGTCCCGATCGGATCCTAGATGACATCGGAGGTGCGTTCGGCATGGGTGCTGTTGGTGGATCAGCGGTTTTTTTCATGAGAGGAATCTACAACTCTCCCGCCGGAGCTCGTCTCTCCGGCGGAGTTCAATCTCTTCGAATGAATGGCCCTAAATACGGGGGAAGCTTCGCCGTGTGGGGTGGTCTTTACTCAGCCTTCGATTGCGCCTTGGTGTACGCGAGACAGAAGGAAGATCCATGGAACTCGATTATTTCCGGCGCCGCCACCGGAGGATTTCTCTCTTTGCGTCAAGGCCTCCGTGCGTCCGGTCGGTCGGCTGTACTCGGGGGTGTGCTTTTGGCTCTCATAGAAGGAGCTAATATCATGATGAACAAATTTGCGAGTCTTACGCCGAACGAGCAGTTCATGCAGATGCAGGATGCTGCAGCTTCTATGCCGTATGGTGGTGCGGCTACTATGGGTCAGGTTTTTGGTCAGCCTGTGCCGGATAcgactccttcttcttcttcttctggttcgGAGGCAGGTTTGGGATCTTGGTTTGGTTCTTGGtttaagaagaaggaaacagaggATGATTCAGGGAGCAAAACTCACATTTTGGAAAGCTTTGATGCACCTCCTGTGCCAACTTACGATTTTAAGTGA
- the LOC104756389 gene encoding F-box protein At1g20360-like: MDGLPGNYHVDSSSTMKSLPLHLLDDILFRLEPKSIAMMRCTDRYFKSHISDDPMFEIGYFSRAIPNLLHIYGIYITYVYFQPLVSPWDTMSEGTFRYESMYGHHCSLFGSSSGLLLLYINGLFVANPLTKRFRFLDHSGSILLPRIVGGASFMDRNDRRAMCVGFVVNPTTKRFKIACILEMQKRCGFEISDGDSWRLSKTTINDDSKSDLTTWMKPVYLHGTLHWFRNDGSIMAFNPETEQGRFIPSTFHREKYTKLLFAADGKTNRLTLISGTKETISFYTLLGKPKWTLARRIKNVSMEDNRVSNWKLVTYDGTRLVVRVYMKYAIGALVHVYDMEADSWRVLGSATKWESDSVWNSYMFTPSFFSVEEDAHNYKAIVASKEDDPRIYYLRAVMGIK, encoded by the coding sequence ATGGATGGTTTACCCGGAAATTATCACGTAGATTCATCTTCAACCATGAAAAGTTTACCTTTGCATCTCCTCGACGACATTCTCTTCAGATTGGAACCCAAATCTATTGCGATGATGCGATGCACTGATAGATATTTCAAGTCGCATATTTCCGATGATCCGATGTTTGAAATCGGATACTTTTCTCGGGCCATACCTAATTTGCTTCATATTTACGGCATATACATCACTTATGTCTACTTCCAGCCTTTGGTCTCTCCATGGGATACCATGTCAGAGGGAACTTTTAGGTATGAATCAATGTATGGACACCATTGTTCCCTTTTCGGCTCATCATCCGGCCTTCTCCTACTATACATCAATGGCCTCTTCGTCGCAAATCCCCTCACAAAGAGGTTTCGGTTCTTGGATCACTCTGGATCAATACTTTTGCCTAGAATAGTGGGTGGTGCCAGTTTCATGGATCGTAATGATCGTAGAGCGATGTGCGTCGGTTTCGTGGTAAATCCAACAACTAAGAGGTTCAAGATTGCCTGCATACTTGAGATGCAGAAGAGGTGTGGATTCGAAATCAGCGATGGAGATTCATGGAGATTATCAAAAACGACCATCAATGATGACTCAAAAAGTGATCTCACAACATGGATGAAACCTGTTTACTTGCATGGCACTCTACATTGGTTTAGAAATGACGGGAGCATCATGGCTTTCAATCCCGAGACAGAGCAAGGACGCTTCATTCCTTCAACTTTCCATCGGGAAAAATATACGAAACTGTTATTTGCGGCAGACGGTAAGACCAATCGCCTAACCTTAATATCAGggacaaaagaaacaatctcATTTTACACACTCCTCGGGAAGCCTAAATGGACCCTTGCCAGGCGGATCAAGAACGTATCTATGGAAGACAATAGGGTTTCAAACTGGAAACTGGTTACATACGACGGCACGCGTCTTGTAGTGAGGGTGTATATGAAATATGCTATCGGAGCTTTGGTTCATGTGTACGACATGGAAGCTGACAGTTGGAGAGTTTTAGGGTCGGCCACAAAATGGGAATCCGACAGCGTCTGGAATTCCTATATGTTTACGCCCTCCTTCTTCTCTGTCGAGGAGGACGCGCATAATTATAAGGCGATTGTAGCGTCTAAAGAAGATGACCCACGCATCTATTATCTAAGAGCAGTTATGGGAATCAAGTAA
- the LOC104756390 gene encoding tRNA pseudouridine synthase A, mitochondrial-like, translating into MENQEPEIEKLPEEEEAPDREPDQKKLKISTIGHETDSSVPAAGGSNVAEHRKPKYRRRKVAIVFAFCGVGYQGMQKNPGAKTIEGELEEALFHAGAVPEADRNKPRSYEWARSARTDKGVSAVGQVVSGRFYVDPPGFVERLNSNLPDQIRVFGYKRVAPSFSSKKFCDRRRYVYLIPVFALDPCVHSEAEMVRTDLGYEYVKCVECSEKGYKIPVGVMGKDTDCDSKSLEVQSDISSSNCDALGTDVKCEALSSTSVPNGEDNLNLEVVDGADVSARVVTEEIPDSSSKAEDMEESNLAKGEMNNGEGREVSESSFCYGEKEKERFNRILSYYVGSHNFHNFTTRTKAADPAANRYILSFNANTVINLDGKDFVKCEVVGQSFMLHQIRKMIGLAVAVMRNYASESLIETAFKKDVRINVPMAPEVGLYLDECFFTSYNKRFKGSHEEVSMEEYKEVAEEFKWKHVYSHIGSAEEKDGAVAIWLHSLNQRNYPDLRSNEYKPDEVIVYKKIGEASEQMIHEEKMIVRENSNGIVDKVNDGTSEGKTMEEGATLVENTTG; encoded by the exons ATGGAGAATCAGGAGCCTGAAATCGAGAAATTgcccgaagaagaagaggctccTGATCGAGAACCAGACCAGAAGAAGCTCAAAATCTCAACCATCGGCCATGAAACGGATTCGTCGGTTCCCGCCGCCGGCGGAAGCAACGTCGCTGAGCACAGAAAGCCAAAATACAGGCGGCGGAAAGTTGCAATCGTGTTCGCGTTTTGCGGAGTAGGGTATCAGGGAATGCAAAAGAACCCCGGAGCCAAAACCATTGAAGGCGAGCTCGAAGAGGCTTTGTTCCATGCCGGAGCCGTACCTGAAGCCGATCGGAACAAGCCAAGAAGTTACGAGTGGGCACGATCCGCTCGAACCGATAAAGGCGTGAGTGCGGTTGGGCAGGTGGTTTCTGGTCGTTTCTATGTTGATCCGCCTGGATTTGTTGAGCGGCTCAATTCGAATCTACCTGATCAGATTCGTGTGTTTGGGTACAAGCGTGTGGCTCCGTCGTTTAGCTCCAAAAAGTTCTGTGATCGGAGGAGGTATGTGTATCTAATCCCAGTTTTTGCTTTGGATCCATGTGTACATAGCGAAGCTGAGATGGTTAGAACGGATTTAGGATACGAATATGTCAAATGTGTGGAGTGCTCTGAGAAAGGTTATAAGATTCCAGTTGGTGTTATGGGCAAAGACACTGATTGTGATTCAAAATCATTGGAGGTTCAGTCAGACATTTCGTCGAGCAACTGTGATGCATTAGGAACTGATGTCAAGTGTGAAGCTTTGAGCTCTACTAGTGTACCTAATGGAGAAGATAACTTAAACTTGGAAGTTGTAGATGGGGCTGATGTATCTGCTCGTGTTGTGACAGAGGAAATCCCTGATTCAAGCTCTAAAGCAGAGGATATGGAAGAATCGAATTTGGCTAAGGGAGAGATGAACAATGGGGAAGGAAGAGAGGTGTCAGAGAGCAGTTTCTGTTATGGAGAGAAGGAAAAGGAGAGGTTTAATAGGATACTAAGCTATTATGTTGGTTCACATAACTTCCACAACTTCACCACGAGAACAAAAGCAGCAGACCCAGCTGCGAATCGCTACATTCTCTCTTTCAATGCAAACACTGTGATTAACCTCGATGGGAAAGATTTTGTCAAGTGTGAAGTTGTTGGACAGAGCTTCATGCTTCATCAAATCCGGAAAATGATTGGACTTGCTGTTGCAGTCATGAGGAACTATGCATCTGAATCACTGATCGAAACTGCCTTCAAGAA GGATGTGAGAATAAATGTACCGATGGCACCAGAAGTTGGATTATACCTTGATGAATGCTTCTTCACGTCTTACAACAAAAGGTTTAAAGGCAGTCATGAAGAGGTGTCGATGGAAGAGTACAAGGAAGTAGCTGAAGAGTTCAAATGGAAACATGTTTACTCACATATTGGCTCAGCTGAAGAAAAAGATGGAGCTGTGGCTATTTGGTTACATTCGCTAAACCAGAGAAACTATCCTGATCTACGAAGCAATGAATACAAACCGGATGAAGTCATTGTCTATAAGAAGATTGGTGAAGCCTCTGAACAGATGATCCATGAAGAGAAAATGATAGTGAGAGAGAACAGTAATGGCATTGTCGATAAGGTAAATGATGGAACTTCTGAAGGAAAGACTATGGAAGAAGGGGCTACACTTGTAGAGAACACAACCGGGTGA